The Styela clava chromosome 13, kaStyClav1.hap1.2, whole genome shotgun sequence genome has a window encoding:
- the LOC120333114 gene encoding uncharacterized protein LOC120333114 — protein sequence MWQEPYEEENIYEGEVRYENNQVTIGNVPSPPIRSPSLPKRDGHQNIPASLNRDDQREANISKLAMVDVILSVVIILLLVGLFIQIGQHQGKTTTDEGSNSNQQSQTNLSKSPGFPTATNRSGNSDQHSQTNISTSTAFPTATSGNSDQPVKTNSSTSNCFPTTTNQSADSDQHSQKNSSTPNGFSVSFLEETLNQLVADRKSGPMKSCRELNMLGFNADGVYYIQTMKDYPKTEVYCDMTSDGGGWTLVASVHESNISVKCGLDDLWSRYDLINEVAYPDNTAENIMIWHVPSELSLTAMRQEAYLRYRTTNGFMKNYGGNLKNLYEKHFPLKLKLESPAEDVLDALAKNAENMSRQIPDWYDYTYGDNPSQIKDEKMYSSYGNQVSATGCGTINYGQMKSYEDSFCGSRMIKPFLFVNVISNERGRYGTIYTQVKSYRPKSNEAFTSLSNNITNGDYKLQYHSLQFSSPGIPTACEFHFVVSNINWGSVEPSKFGRTYQYNPSTYRRNKYEIGGYPSYVVVGYILLARENGKNISLEHTDQVANIILESIMTVPKLFNGDRATKLINVLYARALNIRSVIPNWYSYSFRSNTWYIYDDKLYNTYGNQVSIGSSLRSYSVNYGKTVRMDGDRSLIKSKTSQPFIMINVILNEDRVIKYYYTQIISRRNNNEDLISQLQNNITKGNYTLQYNLIQFSYENQTTPVEFHFTVSNVAKWHSVEPSLLKRTSSYNSGIYRRNRFQIDGSPSNIIMGYLLLTRQNGSNVTTTQSDAVASIILDAIMSVDDLFNEYRENSLLVPITIDKGSNNQIMEMIPPIYRAHVEPGFLQFRAYNLTGYPNALCPGVKVKSISPEYSCIGGLSNDATKFGTCGDFAGWGGKLDDFINQSSANGFAHSQNDISSSILIFYR from the exons ATGTGGCAAGAACCTTATGAAGAGGAAAACATCTATGAAGGCGAAGTTCGATACGAAAACAACCAAG TTACTATAGGAAATGTGCCAAGTCCGCCAATCAGGAGTCCGTCACTGCCGAAAAGAGATGGCCATCAAAATATACCTGCTTCATTGAATCGAGACGATCAGCGTGaagcaaatatttcaaaattagcTATGGTTGATGTCATCCTATCCGTCGTTATTATCCTACTGTTGGTTGGACTGTTCATACAAATTGGCCAACATCAGGGCAAg ACTACAACAGACGAAGGTAGTAATTCAAATCAGCAAAGTCAAACAAATCTATCCAAATCCCCTGGTTTTCCAACTGCAACAAACCGAAGCGGGAATTCAGATCAGCATAGTCAAACAAATATATCCACATCCACTGCTTTTCCAACTGCAACAAGCGGAAATTCAGATCAGCCTGTTAAAACAAATAGTTCCACGTCCAACTGTTTTCCAACTACAACAAACCAAAGTGCGGATTCGGATCAACATAGTCAAAAAAATTCATCTACACCCAACGGTTTCAGTGTTTCTTTCCTGGAGGAAACGCTGAATCAACTTGTAGCCGACAGAAAAAGCGGTCCGATGAAATCCTGCCGCGAATTGAATATGTTGGGTTTCAACGCTGACGGTGTTTATTACATACAAACTATGAAAGATTATCCTAAAACCGAG GTTTACTGTGACATGACGTCTGATGGCGGTGGGTGGACTTTAGTAGCAAGCGTGCATGAGTCAAATATATCCGTGAAATGTGGATTAGATGATCTGTGGTCAAGATACGATCTGATAAATGAAGTGGCATATCCAG ACAACACC GCTGAGAACATCATGATTTGGCACGTTCCTTCTGAATTATCGTTGACTGCAATGAGGCAAGAAGCCTACCTTCGTTATAGAACAACTAATGGGTTTATGAAAAATTACGGTGGAAATTTGAAGAATCTATATGAAAAGCATTTCCCGTTGAAGTTAAAATTAG AAAGTCCAGCTGAAGATGTTCTCGACGCTTTGGCGAAAAATGCTGAAAATATGAGTAGGCAGATACCAGATTGGTACGACTACACATATGGAGACAATCCTTCTCaaataaaagatgaaaaaatgTACTCGTCCTATGGAAATCag GTATCCGCTACTGGCTGTGGAACTATTAATTACGGACAAATGAAAAG TTACGAGGACTCTTTCTGCGGCTCTAGAATGATAAAaccttttttgtttgtaaacgTTATTTCGAACGAAAGGGGGAGGTATGGGACCATTTACACGCAG gtGAAATCTTATCGCCCCAAGAGCAATGAAGCATTCACTTCTCTCAGCAACAACATTACCAACGGAGATTACAAACTTCAATATCATTCTTTGCAATTTTCTTCGCCCGGTATTCCAACAGCATGCGAATTTCACTTCGTTGTATCAAATATT AATTGGGGATCAGTCGAGCCATCAAAATTTGGACGAACATATCAATACAATCCATCAACTTATAGAAGAAACAAATACGAGATTGGCGGATACCCTTCATATGTCGTTGTGGGATACATCCTTTTAGCAAG GGAGAACGGGAAAAATATATCGTTAGAGCATACGGATCAAGTTGCTAATATTATCCTGGAATCAATAATGACAGTACCGAAATTATTTAACG GCGACAGAGCAACAAAACTTATTAATGTTCTATACGCAAGAGCTTTAAACATTAGATCGGTAATCCCAAATTGGTATAGCTATTCTTTCAGATCAAATACTTGGTATATATACGATGATAAACTGTACAATACTTACGGAAATCAG GTATCTATCGGAAGTTCACTTCGAAGTTATAGTGTGAATTATGGGAAAACTGTACG AATGGATGGAGACAGATCCTTaataaaatctaaaacttctCAACCGTTCATCATGATCAATGTTATCTTAAacgaagacagagtgatcaaaTATTACTACACGCAA atCATTTCACGACGAAACAACAACGAAGATCTAATCAGCCAATTGCAGAATAACATTACAAAAGGaaattacacactgcagtataaCTTGATCCAATTCTCTTACGAAAACCAAACAACTCCGGTTGAATTTCATTTCACCGTGTCTAACGTTGCC AAGTGGCATTCTGTCGAACCATCCTTGTTGAAACGCACGTCTTCTTACAATAGTGGTATATACAGACGCAACAGGTTTCAAATCGACGGCAGCCCCTCCAACATAATTATGGGGTACCTGCTTCTTACTAG GCAAAATGGAAGCAATGTAACAACAACTCAATCTGACGCTGTTGCAAGCATTATATTGGACGCAATTATGTCCGTGGATGATCTGTTCAAcg AATATCGTGAAAATTCCCTTCTGGTGCCAATCACTATTGACAAAGGGAGCAATAACCAAATCATGGAAATGATACCACCAATTTACAGAGCTCATGTCGAACCGGGATTTCTACAGTTTCGGGCTTATAATTTGACAGGATACCCGAATGCTTTATGTCCAGGTGTAAA aGTTAAATCAATCTCACCTGAATATTCATGCATCGGAGGTCTATCAAACGACgcaacaaaatttggaacatgTGGTGACTTTGCAG gATGGGGAGGAAAATTAGATGACTTCATCAACCAGTCGTCCGCAAACGGATTTGCTCATTCACAGAATGATATTTCTTCTTCCATCCTCATATTTTATCGTTAG